In a single window of the Elaeis guineensis isolate ETL-2024a chromosome 6, EG11, whole genome shotgun sequence genome:
- the LOC140858427 gene encoding N-(5'-phosphoribosyl)anthranilate isomerase 1, chloroplastic-like isoform X1, which produces MDLFFLIYIAIGGLNIIIDSDAYDAVLILVGFHGRVRRMTSISITNPFPHLKFRRHTEQLNSLSRSPPYLKTIRAGFVPHPVQCSSAASSCNKNPIVKMCGVTSAKDAEMAAQAGANLIGMILWPGSKRSVSLLVAKEISKAARACKAEPVGVFVDDDANTILQTSDACSLEFVQLHGDGSRSALPMLLQENRIIYVLHADENGNILSQIPDKESSMIDWLLVDSAKGGSGKGFNWQKFQMPSIRSKYGWLLAGGLHADNVCEAATMLRPDGVDVSSGICASDGIQKDPMKISSFMSKVRSLSY; this is translated from the exons atggatcttttttttttaatatatattgcaATAGGAGGACTAAACATAATTATTGACAGCGATGCGTATGACGCAGTACTTATTCTTGTTGGTTTTCATGGCCGTGTAag AAGAATGACGTCAATTAGCATCACTAATCCTTTTCCTCATCTCAAATTTCGGCGTCACACGG AACAATTGAACTCATTGTCAAGAAGCCCTCCATACTTGAAGACAATTAGAGCTGGTTTTGTGCCTCATCCTGTGCAATGCTCATCAGCTGCAAGTAGCTGCAACAAAAATCCTATAGTTAAGATGTGCGGTGTAACTTCTGCTAAAGATGCAGAAATGGCTGCTCAGGCTGGTGCAAACCTTATTGGTATGATTCTTTGGCCGGGATCAAAACGTTCTGTTTCGTTATTGGTGGCTAAAGAAATCTCAAAAGCTGCACGAGCTTGTAAGGCAGAGCCTGTTGGAGTTTTTGTAGATGACGATGCAAACACAATACTACAGACTTCTGATGCATGCAGCCTTGAATTTGTGCAA CTCCATGGTGATGGTTCTCGTTCTGCACTCCCAATGCTTTTGCAAGAGAACCGGATTATATATGTTCTCCATGCTGATGAAAATGGAAACATACTGAGTCAGATTCCTGATAAAGAATCTTCCATGATTGATTGGCTTTTGGTGGATAGCGCAAAGGGTGGCAG TGGTAAAGGATTCAACTGGCAGAAATTTCAAATGCCATCTATAAGAAGCAAATATGGGTGGTTGCTTGCTGGAGGCCTCCATGCTGACAATGTTTGTGAAGCTGCTACCATGCTTCGACCAGATGGGGTTGATGTTAGCAGTGGCATCTGTGCCTCCGATGGAATTCAGAAGGACCCCATGAAAATATCTTCTTTTATGAGTAAAGTGAGGTCATTAAGTTATTGA
- the LOC105037528 gene encoding uncharacterized protein, translated as MDKSNNIGNRLKHRIAQMLLSSSCATASVINFSDKVSQEPVFPSSNLHVHHRGKLDHLPHRMPPVVQVSIDCSSRRSVRAPDPNLALTTEQAKRNRKKERRVTETGFVYETGVGEGRKCPPASPSSPSNDYYYSHSKERKKAMAKKKDKFVNKKKTLLSNGRGFSGSSSSDSNDEFGFFSSEEGGKEEEEEEETWTLFSSKSFSSDSSEFYHRASSKKKTGKKKSTRRPPRRGARYFKDRWGEGNKSQPLTSVSSTEKKETAAVARSGFAVVKRSSNPYEDFRSSMAEMILERRMREPEDLEQLLHSYLSLNSPTHHAVILEAFAGTWEAIFGEL; from the coding sequence ATGGACAAGAGTAACAACATCGGCAATCGATTGAAGCATCGAATAGCTCAAATGCTTCTCAGCTCCTCCTGCGCCACCGCCAGTGTAATAAACTTCTCTGATAAAGTCTCCCAAGAGCCTGTCTTCCCCTCCAGCAATCTCCATGTCCACCACCGAGGCAAGCTCGACCATCTCCCGCATCGCATGCCTCCCGTCGTGCAGGTCTCCATTGATTGCAGCAGCCGCAGGTCCGTTCGCGCCCCCGACCCAAACCTTGCTTTGACCACAGAGCAGGCGAAGAGGAAtcggaaaaaagagaggagagttaCGGAAACTGGATTCGTCTATGAAACTGGAGTAGGGGAGGGTAGGAAGTGCCCTCCTGCCTCGCCTTCTTCTCCCTCCAATGATTACTACTACTCCCACtccaaagagaggaagaaagcaaTGGCTAAGAAGAAGGACAAGTTTGTAAACAAGAAGAAGACGCTGCTTTCCAATGGTCGTGGATTCAGCGGCTCCTCTTCGAGCGACTCAAACGATGAATTTGGCTTCTTCAGCAGTGAAGAAGGGgggaaggaggaggaagaagaggaagagacgtGGACTCTCTTCTCATCCAAGAGCTTCTCTTCCGACTCCTCGGAGTTCTACCACCGTGCTTCATCCAAGAAGAAGACCGGGAAAAAGAAGTCCACCAGGCGACCCCCGAGAAGAGGCGCGAGGTATTTTAAAGATCGCTGGGGTGAAGGCAACAAGTCTCAGCCTCTAACTTCCGTGTCTTCGACGGAGAAGAAGGAGACGGCGGCGGTGGCTCGGAGCGGGTTTGCGGTGGTGAAGCGATCGAGTAATCCATACGAGGATTTCCGGAGTTCGATGGCGGAGATGATCTTAGAGAGGCGGATGCGTGAACCCGAGGACTTGGAGCAGCTCCTCCACTCCTACCTCTCCCTGAATTCACCTACTCACCATGCGGTCATCCTCGAGGCCTTCGCCGGTACATGGGAAGCCATCTTTGGGGAATTATGA
- the LOC140858427 gene encoding N-(5'-phosphoribosyl)anthranilate isomerase 1, chloroplastic-like isoform X2, giving the protein MVIIYLRILEVRGQGIVNLGCEVWKFMKRRMTSISITNPFPHLKFRRHTEQLNSLSRSPPYLKTIRAGFVPHPVQCSSAASSCNKNPIVKMCGVTSAKDAEMAAQAGANLIGMILWPGSKRSVSLLVAKEISKAARACKAEPVGVFVDDDANTILQTSDACSLEFVQLHGDGSRSALPMLLQENRIIYVLHADENGNILSQIPDKESSMIDWLLVDSAKGGSGKGFNWQKFQMPSIRSKYGWLLAGGLHADNVCEAATMLRPDGVDVSSGICASDGIQKDPMKISSFMSKVRSLSY; this is encoded by the exons ATGGTTATAATTTACTTGCGAATCTTGGAAGTGAGGGGGCAGGGAATAGTTAATCTAGGCTGCGAGGTCTGGAAGTTCATGAAGAG AAGAATGACGTCAATTAGCATCACTAATCCTTTTCCTCATCTCAAATTTCGGCGTCACACGG AACAATTGAACTCATTGTCAAGAAGCCCTCCATACTTGAAGACAATTAGAGCTGGTTTTGTGCCTCATCCTGTGCAATGCTCATCAGCTGCAAGTAGCTGCAACAAAAATCCTATAGTTAAGATGTGCGGTGTAACTTCTGCTAAAGATGCAGAAATGGCTGCTCAGGCTGGTGCAAACCTTATTGGTATGATTCTTTGGCCGGGATCAAAACGTTCTGTTTCGTTATTGGTGGCTAAAGAAATCTCAAAAGCTGCACGAGCTTGTAAGGCAGAGCCTGTTGGAGTTTTTGTAGATGACGATGCAAACACAATACTACAGACTTCTGATGCATGCAGCCTTGAATTTGTGCAA CTCCATGGTGATGGTTCTCGTTCTGCACTCCCAATGCTTTTGCAAGAGAACCGGATTATATATGTTCTCCATGCTGATGAAAATGGAAACATACTGAGTCAGATTCCTGATAAAGAATCTTCCATGATTGATTGGCTTTTGGTGGATAGCGCAAAGGGTGGCAG TGGTAAAGGATTCAACTGGCAGAAATTTCAAATGCCATCTATAAGAAGCAAATATGGGTGGTTGCTTGCTGGAGGCCTCCATGCTGACAATGTTTGTGAAGCTGCTACCATGCTTCGACCAGATGGGGTTGATGTTAGCAGTGGCATCTGTGCCTCCGATGGAATTCAGAAGGACCCCATGAAAATATCTTCTTTTATGAGTAAAGTGAGGTCATTAAGTTATTGA
- the LOC140858427 gene encoding N-(5'-phosphoribosyl)anthranilate isomerase 1, chloroplastic-like isoform X4: MDLFFLIYIAIGGLNIIIDSDAYDAVLILVGFHGRVRRMTSISITNPFPHLKFRRHTEQLNSLSRSPPYLKTIRAGFVPHPVQCSSAASSCNKNPIVKMCGVTSAKDAEMAAQAGANLIGMILWPGSKRSVSLLVAKEISKAARACKAEPVGVFVDDDANTILQTSDACSLEFVQLHGDGSRSALPMLLQENRIIYVLHADENGNILSQIPDKESSMIDWLLVDSAKGGRSYAVCLSIPCF; this comes from the exons atggatcttttttttttaatatatattgcaATAGGAGGACTAAACATAATTATTGACAGCGATGCGTATGACGCAGTACTTATTCTTGTTGGTTTTCATGGCCGTGTAag AAGAATGACGTCAATTAGCATCACTAATCCTTTTCCTCATCTCAAATTTCGGCGTCACACGG AACAATTGAACTCATTGTCAAGAAGCCCTCCATACTTGAAGACAATTAGAGCTGGTTTTGTGCCTCATCCTGTGCAATGCTCATCAGCTGCAAGTAGCTGCAACAAAAATCCTATAGTTAAGATGTGCGGTGTAACTTCTGCTAAAGATGCAGAAATGGCTGCTCAGGCTGGTGCAAACCTTATTGGTATGATTCTTTGGCCGGGATCAAAACGTTCTGTTTCGTTATTGGTGGCTAAAGAAATCTCAAAAGCTGCACGAGCTTGTAAGGCAGAGCCTGTTGGAGTTTTTGTAGATGACGATGCAAACACAATACTACAGACTTCTGATGCATGCAGCCTTGAATTTGTGCAA CTCCATGGTGATGGTTCTCGTTCTGCACTCCCAATGCTTTTGCAAGAGAACCGGATTATATATGTTCTCCATGCTGATGAAAATGGAAACATACTGAGTCAGATTCCTGATAAAGAATCTTCCATGATTGATTGGCTTTTGGTGGATAGCGCAAAGGGTGGCAG AAGCTATGCTGTTTGCCTTTCAATACCTTGTTTTTAA
- the LOC140858427 gene encoding N-(5'-phosphoribosyl)anthranilate isomerase 1, chloroplastic-like isoform X3, which yields MTSISITNPFPHLKFRRHTEQLNSLSRSPPYLKTIRAGFVPHPVQCSSAASSCNKNPIVKMCGVTSAKDAEMAAQAGANLIGMILWPGSKRSVSLLVAKEISKAARACKAEPVGVFVDDDANTILQTSDACSLEFVQLHGDGSRSALPMLLQENRIIYVLHADENGNILSQIPDKESSMIDWLLVDSAKGGSGKGFNWQKFQMPSIRSKYGWLLAGGLHADNVCEAATMLRPDGVDVSSGICASDGIQKDPMKISSFMSKVRSLSY from the exons ATGACGTCAATTAGCATCACTAATCCTTTTCCTCATCTCAAATTTCGGCGTCACACGG AACAATTGAACTCATTGTCAAGAAGCCCTCCATACTTGAAGACAATTAGAGCTGGTTTTGTGCCTCATCCTGTGCAATGCTCATCAGCTGCAAGTAGCTGCAACAAAAATCCTATAGTTAAGATGTGCGGTGTAACTTCTGCTAAAGATGCAGAAATGGCTGCTCAGGCTGGTGCAAACCTTATTGGTATGATTCTTTGGCCGGGATCAAAACGTTCTGTTTCGTTATTGGTGGCTAAAGAAATCTCAAAAGCTGCACGAGCTTGTAAGGCAGAGCCTGTTGGAGTTTTTGTAGATGACGATGCAAACACAATACTACAGACTTCTGATGCATGCAGCCTTGAATTTGTGCAA CTCCATGGTGATGGTTCTCGTTCTGCACTCCCAATGCTTTTGCAAGAGAACCGGATTATATATGTTCTCCATGCTGATGAAAATGGAAACATACTGAGTCAGATTCCTGATAAAGAATCTTCCATGATTGATTGGCTTTTGGTGGATAGCGCAAAGGGTGGCAG TGGTAAAGGATTCAACTGGCAGAAATTTCAAATGCCATCTATAAGAAGCAAATATGGGTGGTTGCTTGCTGGAGGCCTCCATGCTGACAATGTTTGTGAAGCTGCTACCATGCTTCGACCAGATGGGGTTGATGTTAGCAGTGGCATCTGTGCCTCCGATGGAATTCAGAAGGACCCCATGAAAATATCTTCTTTTATGAGTAAAGTGAGGTCATTAAGTTATTGA